aaacagaagatTGTTGACGAAATGATCCAGAGATTAGGGGAAAAAACACACTACTAGCATAAGAGGTAAACATAAGATGAAAGGATGTGTTAACCTTACGTGGGTGTCTGGCTGTTTATATAGATGATGGCGCACTAACATCTCTGGTATTCCTAGAGCAGAAATGCTTTCACACCCAAGTAGTTCTTGAAGCTTTGCATCACATAATATCACCATTGCGTTTAAAGGGTCCTGCAATCAATATGGAGAAATTGTAGACAAAACAATCATTATTCCTTCTCGTTATTAATCTCTTTTACATCTAGATCCATCGTTCAAAATAAAAAGGCAACGCTCACCAAAGtaatttttgaaacaaatttcATTAGAATATAAGgccttttcttcaatttctgtTACTTTTCAGCTTTCAAtcagattttttatttcaagaatCTTTCATTGTCCGAAACAGTTTAAACTCCATcagaaaaaaactttttttttttcatgtatgtATTGGTTCTTAACAGAAGGTTAAAGAATGTCTGAGCATGTGAAAGATTGGATAATGtgatgaacatgtaacacacctCCAAATGGTGATGTTTGATGTACTCCCAAACACGTCTTATGGCTTCAGACTGTTGCATCTCTTTTCCTTCAGTACCCAAAAATTTGGCAAGTGCTTCAGATATTACGACGGTGGATGAAGCAGGTTCGGCACattcaattttagtttcaacGTCCACCTTCACTCGCTTAGCTTGTGACTGCTCTGGAgtgataaaattgaaagaatattaaagattattgtactaaaaaaacaacaaaaacgcCTGGTAGAAAAGATGGTAATGCAGCATCCTCATTTTATCTGGGTTCTGaaagataaatttttcaataagCAGTTATAggagaaaaaattaagaaggTAAAATAAATAGCTTTTAGAAAGGCTGAAGTggattagttatttttaatttatgggAGAAACTTATTCATTCAACCTTCTTATTTTCTTGAAACGTGTTTATCCAAACAGGGCATTGGCTATTTAGTACTTACTCGAGGGACCAAGTGGGATGATGTGTTTAGCTAGCAACTGATTCATCTTGAACATGTCAGTGCAGTCTGTCTCAAATACCAAACGCAGTGCATCATCACAAATTATCTTCCTTTTGTTACCAGGATCCTGGaggttgtttttctttatatacGCCCAAAGCTGCCTCACAATCTGCATTGAGCATGTCAAAGGGTTGGATTccatatgaatatttttattaatggttTATTCCAGATAAATGAAGATTCATGCTTTTACAGTAAAAGCGAGGGATCTAACTTAGTTTGGTAAAAGAAAACTACCTCAGTTCTTGGCAATGCAGGCTCACCAACAACTGCCTGAAGCTCAGGAGAAACACCACAAACTTTGTTTAGACCACCAGCACCACCTCTTCTTTTGCCTCCAGTTTGAACACTGGAAAACCATTCATAAAGAACGGCAACACACCATCTCGTATGTTAAGTCCATAAAGCCATTCTTAGTACGATAGAGACAGATTGgtgaaaaatattacatattcaAAGCTAACCAGAACATGAGACCagaaaagttgaagaaagtcatatatatatagcaCGGGCTAGCAAACGCTGATTATATAGATGTGgaaaaataaatacacaaacatatactaaaaaggcatttaaaattttgaaaaacgaCAAATAACAGTAAGCAAAGAAATTGTCACACGTCCAGGTCAATGGAATGGGAATAAATACACAATAGGGGTAAGAGAGGGCTAAGAAACAGGACTACAAGAGGACAATAGTTAACGAAAGAGATATTTGGGACCGGCGtgttttaataagaaaagttattattattattattactattactattattattattattattattattattattattttaacataataaaatcatcaaatggAAAATGACATGACATGAACAAGTTTACaactattttaccaaaaaaGGCGTCAAATTTCAATGAAAGGAAACCACGGTAaccaataataaagaaaagagtatcaaaaaccaaccaaccaaccaTTAATAGTTTCCAGAAATGGAACAGTACTCGAACTACATACAGCAGGAGATCAACCCAAGATCGCAACCGTACTTCGGACAAAAGCGAAAGCGGAAAACTCTAACCCTAAATCGAAGCAAACAGAAAAAAACTCTGAACTAAGATCTAATTAATTTAAGCGACAAGAAGAAGCCCCAGGAAAACCCAGTTAAGAAGTTGAAGATCAAAACAAAAGGGCATATGAAAAACCGCACCTTACTTTGGGCGCTTGAGGTGAGGCAACAGTGGCAGCATTTTCAGGAAAGGAATCAACTTTGGAGGGCGGAGGAGGGTTGGGGTGCTGGAAGTTGATCTCGTCATGGAGGGCAAAATGGGAAGGAAAGTGAGTGGTTGGGAAGTGGTGTTGGGGGAGAGGGGCGAAGTAGTCTTTGtggagaggaggaggaggatgaggaAGAAATGCACGCGGTGGGTGAGAGCGGAGAAGAAGGTCGATCTGGTCGCGGATGAAAGCGGCCTTGTGAGAGAGGTCTAACCCTAGTTTAGCCTCGAGCTGCTGAACGACGGCGTTTACAGTGGTTATGGAGTTGGGGTCAGAGTGACGCAGTAAAGACTCGACCCCTTTTGCTATATCCTGGTCGGACACCattcttgttcttctttgttCACCACCTTCATATACCAACAGAAAAAACGGCTGCTTATACCTTCTCTCTTCtgcttcttctctctctctttataaCATCGAAATCACAAAAGTACCCTTTATTTGAAAATGGTTTTGCAGTGAGAGA
This genomic stretch from Vigna radiata var. radiata cultivar VC1973A chromosome 7, Vradiata_ver6, whole genome shotgun sequence harbors:
- the LOC106767337 gene encoding uncharacterized protein LOC106767337 isoform X2; amino-acid sequence: MVSDQDIAKGVESLLRHSDPNSITTVNAVVQQLEAKLGLDLSHKAAFIRDQIDLLLRSHPPRAFLPHPPPPLHKDYFAPLPQHHFPTTHFPSHFALHDEINFQHPNPPPPSKVDSFPENAATVASPQAPKVSVQTGGKRRGGAGGLNKVCGVSPELQAVVGEPALPRTEIVRQLWAYIKKNNLQDPGNKRKIICDDALRLVFETDCTDMFKMNQLLAKHIIPLGPSKQSQAKRVKVDVETKIECAEPASSTVVISEALAKFLGTEGKEMQQSEAIRRVWEYIKHHHLEDPLNAMVILCDAKLQELLGCESISALGIPEMLVRHHLYKQPDTHVSA
- the LOC106767337 gene encoding uncharacterized protein LOC106767337 isoform X1, whose amino-acid sequence is MVSDQDIAKGVESLLRHSDPNSITTVNAVVQQLEAKLGLDLSHKAAFIRDQIDLLLRSHPPRAFLPHPPPPLHKDYFAPLPQHHFPTTHFPSHFALHDEINFQHPNPPPPSKVDSFPENAATVASPQAPKVSVQTGGKRRGGAGGLNKVCGVSPELQAVVGEPALPRTEIVRQLWAYIKKNNLQDPGNKRKIICDDALRLVFETDCTDMFKMNQLLAKHIIPLGPSKQSQAKRVKVDVETKIECAEPASSTVVISEALAKFLGTEGKEMQQSEAIRRVWEYIKHHHLEDPLNAMVILCDAKLQELLGCESISALGIPEMLVRHHLYKQPDTHRMNRREA